From Butyricimonas paravirosa, one genomic window encodes:
- a CDS encoding polymer-forming cytoskeletal protein, with protein MGKEVQQQIALNLLSEGTQITGDLHASNDIRIDGELKGKIFTKGRLVIGQMAKVEGEVNSPNVDILGTMEGNIVSTGTVSLRAKSVFTGTIKAAYIAIESGAVFNGECHIQREVQQK; from the coding sequence ATGGGAAAAGAAGTACAACAGCAAATAGCGTTAAATTTACTCAGTGAAGGAACTCAGATTACCGGGGATCTTCACGCTTCAAATGACATTCGTATTGACGGAGAACTTAAAGGAAAGATTTTCACGAAGGGACGTCTGGTTATCGGGCAGATGGCCAAGGTGGAGGGAGAGGTTAATTCTCCGAATGTTGATATTTTAGGAACCATGGAAGGGAATATCGTGTCGACGGGGACTGTTTCCTTGAGGGCAAAGTCGGTATTCACGGGAACGATCAAAGCTGCTTATATCGCGATCGAGTCCGGAGCGGTTTTTAATGGCGAGTGCCATATCCAACGAGAAGTTCAACAAAAATAA
- the rpmF gene encoding 50S ribosomal protein L32: MAHPKHRISKQRRNKRRTHDKATVPAIAKCSNCGAAVQYHTVCPECGYYRGKLAIEKAVVA, from the coding sequence ATGGCACATCCTAAACACCGAATCTCTAAACAGAGAAGGAATAAAAGAAGAACTCACGATAAGGCAACGGTTCCTGCAATAGCAAAGTGTTCAAATTGTGGTGCTGCAGTTCAGTATCATACTGTATGCCCGGAATGTGGGTATTACAGGGGTAAATTGGCTATTGAGAAAGCAGTTGTTGCATAA
- a CDS encoding beta-ketoacyl-ACP synthase III — protein MERPRAVITGVGAYYPDYILTNEELSRMVDTTDEWIMTRIGIKERRILRDAGKGSAYLGARAVEDLFRKTGLKPEEVDLLICCTVTADMHFPANGNVISDMVGIKNAFSFDLNAGCSGFLYGLITATQYVESGRYKKVIVVGAEKMSAITDYTDRATCPIFGDAAAAVLLEPTTEDLGVIDHILRSDGMGRVHLHMKAGGSLKPPTIDTVLAREHYIYQEGQPVFKHAVSNMADVSVEVMERNNLSSEDVAWLVPHQANLRIIKATGERMGLPKEKVMVNIQKYGNTTSATIPLCLYEWEDQLKKGDNLILAAFGAGFTWGAIYLKWGYTHKG, from the coding sequence ATGGAAAGGCCAAGAGCGGTAATCACAGGGGTAGGAGCGTATTATCCCGACTATATTCTAACTAACGAGGAGTTGAGCCGGATGGTAGATACCACAGACGAATGGATCATGACTCGAATCGGTATAAAAGAGAGACGTATTTTGCGGGATGCCGGTAAAGGCAGTGCTTACCTCGGGGCCAGAGCGGTGGAGGACTTGTTTCGTAAAACAGGTTTGAAACCGGAAGAAGTTGATTTATTGATTTGCTGTACGGTTACGGCCGACATGCATTTCCCTGCTAACGGGAACGTGATTTCCGATATGGTGGGAATAAAGAATGCTTTTAGTTTTGATCTTAATGCCGGATGTTCCGGTTTCCTATATGGCTTGATCACGGCGACGCAGTACGTGGAGAGCGGGCGTTATAAAAAAGTGATTGTCGTGGGAGCTGAAAAGATGTCCGCGATTACGGATTACACGGATCGGGCAACTTGTCCTATTTTCGGAGATGCGGCTGCCGCCGTGTTGCTGGAGCCGACAACTGAAGATTTGGGGGTAATTGACCACATATTGCGTTCGGATGGAATGGGACGTGTTCACCTACATATGAAAGCAGGTGGTTCTTTGAAACCGCCAACCATTGATACGGTTTTAGCCCGGGAACATTATATTTACCAGGAAGGACAGCCCGTGTTTAAACATGCTGTATCGAACATGGCAGACGTGTCGGTGGAAGTGATGGAACGCAATAACTTGTCCTCGGAGGACGTGGCTTGGCTGGTACCTCATCAGGCAAACCTGCGTATTATCAAGGCTACCGGGGAACGAATGGGGTTACCCAAAGAGAAGGTCATGGTTAATATCCAAAAATACGGTAACACGACCTCGGCAACAATCCCGTTGTGTCTGTATGAATGGGAGGACCAACTGAAGAAGGGGGATAATTTGATCCTTGCTGCTTTTGGTGCCGGATTTACATGGGGTGCCATTTATTTGAAATGGGGATATACTCATAAGGGTTAG
- a CDS encoding HmuY family protein, producing MKKFNLKSCLMLLACLAFSFNFMACTDDDGDGDGPEVDDSIRTRTFESADYNSGWKYFSFKKGDFVELTTEQATTSLEWDVAFNRYYVKTNSGTSGKGKGGVLDSGATTFAAVTGNVNSEFVVDDSLNIMTTMGNFTKDSYNPGIECEGSNSWAWYKYMESTWYYNHNVFVFRSADGKNCAKVIFDTYKDKLGNSGHITFRYIYDGEADADIEQGGDEPEEPETPVTNNIVYLASSNATDPWKYFSFAKGDFVELTEEQAATSLDWDIAFQRYYIRTNSGTSGKGQGGALDMNKTSFDDVPSVPKSGYTIDKLVSMMTTMGSFENKSGSPAFQCKEQPTWAWFNAPAEMKWYYNNNVFAIQTADGEHWAKIIMKTYKGTNEKGNIEFEYIYPAK from the coding sequence ATGAAAAAGTTTAATTTAAAATCATGCCTCATGCTATTGGCTTGTCTGGCATTTTCGTTTAACTTTATGGCTTGTACAGATGATGATGGTGACGGTGATGGTCCGGAGGTAGATGATTCTATCCGTACTCGTACTTTTGAATCGGCAGATTATAATAGCGGTTGGAAATATTTTTCTTTTAAAAAAGGAGATTTTGTTGAATTGACAACAGAGCAGGCCACAACAAGTTTGGAGTGGGATGTTGCTTTCAATCGTTATTACGTGAAAACCAATAGTGGGACTTCTGGAAAAGGAAAGGGTGGAGTGCTTGATTCTGGAGCGACAACTTTTGCTGCTGTTACTGGAAATGTGAATTCCGAGTTTGTGGTAGATGATTCTCTGAATATCATGACTACGATGGGAAATTTCACGAAAGATTCTTATAATCCGGGGATAGAATGTGAAGGTTCTAATAGTTGGGCTTGGTATAAATATATGGAATCTACTTGGTATTATAATCACAATGTTTTTGTTTTCCGTTCTGCTGACGGAAAGAATTGTGCAAAAGTGATTTTCGATACTTATAAAGATAAATTAGGAAATTCTGGCCACATTACATTCCGTTATATATATGATGGAGAGGCTGATGCAGACATAGAGCAGGGTGGTGATGAGCCGGAAGAACCGGAAACACCTGTTACGAATAACATCGTTTATCTAGCTTCTTCAAATGCAACAGATCCATGGAAATATTTTTCCTTTGCTAAAGGGGATTTTGTTGAATTGACAGAGGAACAAGCTGCAACCAGCTTGGATTGGGATATTGCATTTCAGCGTTATTATATCCGTACGAATAGCGGAACTTCCGGTAAAGGTCAAGGTGGTGCCTTGGATATGAATAAGACGAGTTTTGATGATGTTCCGAGTGTGCCTAAATCTGGTTATACAATAGATAAGCTGGTTAGCATGATGACCACGATGGGAAGTTTTGAGAATAAAAGTGGAAGTCCTGCTTTCCAATGTAAAGAACAACCAACGTGGGCATGGTTTAATGCTCCTGCAGAAATGAAGTGGTATTATAATAATAACGTTTTTGCTATTCAAACGGCAGATGGTGAACATTGGGCAAAGATTATAATGAAGACCTATAAAGGTACGAATGAAAAGGGAAATATAGAATTTGAATATATCTATCCTGCAAAGTGA
- a CDS encoding 2-dehydro-3-deoxyphosphooctonate aldolase, with product MKTIYLFICIVVLLMSSCATSKKSVRKGEANVRHELLDARTFKITKFARDKTYGYTEDNPIKVGGGMEGPLNEQRFLNALAGPNGEKVSYKRQGSCCPFKTQNAVFGDSGMLDMYEISIEGMFQKIILYLNMYDSETLQVPVGFTLRK from the coding sequence ATGAAAACGATCTATTTATTTATCTGTATTGTGGTACTCTTGATGAGTTCTTGTGCGACTTCGAAAAAGAGTGTCCGGAAGGGGGAAGCAAACGTCCGGCACGAGCTTTTGGATGCGAGAACTTTTAAGATCACGAAATTTGCTCGTGACAAGACCTATGGGTACACGGAGGATAATCCAATCAAGGTAGGTGGGGGGATGGAAGGCCCTCTGAATGAACAACGCTTTTTGAACGCATTGGCAGGTCCTAACGGAGAGAAGGTTTCGTATAAACGTCAAGGGAGTTGCTGCCCGTTCAAGACCCAAAACGCAGTTTTCGGTGATAGTGGAATGTTGGATATGTACGAGATTAGCATCGAGGGGATGTTCCAAAAAATTATTCTTTATCTGAATATGTACGATTCAGAAACTTTGCAAGTGCCGGTAGGGTTCACATTGCGGAAATAG
- a CDS encoding YceD family protein codes for MDRLKEYKIAHRGLGEGVHTFEFVMDGSFFDCFDATKGTKGKVNARVNIVKSSLLMEVRMTIEGTVEAICDRCLEEMELPISGELNLYAKYGEREEGNDDDFIILAQDDDYLDLSEPLYEVYMLNYPLRVVHPEGECNEEMEHVLEELTMEEENDKIDPRWDELRKLINNN; via the coding sequence GTGGACAGATTGAAAGAATATAAGATAGCCCACAGAGGCTTAGGGGAAGGCGTTCACACTTTCGAGTTTGTCATGGATGGCAGTTTTTTTGATTGTTTTGACGCGACAAAAGGAACGAAAGGAAAAGTAAACGCGAGAGTAAATATCGTGAAATCATCCCTGCTGATGGAGGTTCGGATGACGATCGAAGGGACGGTAGAAGCAATTTGCGATCGCTGTCTGGAGGAAATGGAGTTACCAATTAGCGGAGAATTGAACTTGTACGCGAAGTACGGGGAGAGAGAGGAAGGAAATGATGATGATTTTATTATCTTGGCTCAAGATGATGATTATCTGGATTTGAGTGAACCGCTATATGAGGTGTATATGCTGAATTACCCGCTTCGCGTGGTTCACCCGGAGGGAGAATGTAACGAGGAGATGGAGCATGTACTGGAAGAGTTGACAATGGAAGAAGAGAATGATAAGATTGATCCCCGCTGGGATGAATTGAGGAAATTAATTAATAATAACTAA
- a CDS encoding cobaltochelatase subunit CobN: MGLKSFVRTRKKILLKVGIVIILLCCIWGLYSRYLAPTRVALINFPAYQASSIALANDSRMIQVDALKPEDASKLKNYDVVLFFGPGLRLNGEQAAAIQTAGAKGTAVYTLIFSSGVITNHNVDSLQQERIGDYYGNGNKTNYRNLLYFCRAELDKHKLFTTMPADPQHLPSNFYWHLGDDNYFTDLDGYNSYYRKNGFYKEGAPSIAIVSGMTSPLSGNRANVDTLVVSLERAGFNVYPVYAAGKRLQMLQEVSPDAVIYLPMGRLGSDKSVEWLRERNIPLFCPLTLLQERDEWEKDPRGLAGGYLSASVVLPEIDGGTRSQVLSVQDADKNGYYQFVPVADRVKNLVDGIYNQIQLQRKENKDKRLAIVYLKGAGQSALTAAGLEVAPSLYAFLKRLKAEGYTVENIPATEKEFEALLQREGSIFGSYAKGKMAEFMATAHPEWINKADYERWAKEVLTPEKYAEVVKQYGEAPGEYMSGVKNGEPALAFSCLRFGNVVLMPQPVAAAGDNEFQILHGVDVAPPHAYIAPYLWIQKGFLADALIHFGTHGSLEFTPGKQVALSSGDWPDRLIGTVPHFYYYTIANVGEGIVAKRRTYASLVSYLTPPFMESRTRGQYEELFRLIADYDRAGETEQPTWAKRIKSKVLSLGLHHDLQMDSVATKPCTEEEIRKVESFAEEIANEKMTGRLYTLGQPFTGEDIRSTVIAMCAEPLAYSFARLDKQKGRITAEQFSDNVYVNRHYVANARKQVEELLRSGKELTLEQLGVSQADVMRARATEMALNPKQLSMSEMMAMASDAGNNISEGVKKSDGGMKMPVGMPKVGKMPDWVKKRIEARKKAEQEGKKPVLPEVPQEDKEFAKAVNEIQQVAGHVQDYARCLRESPEQEMQSLLNALNGGFVAPSPGGDAVRNPNTLPTGRNLFAINAESTPGVRAWDEGKALAQTTIDQYRKKHGTYPRKVSYTFWAGEFIETEGATLAQAMYMLGVAPVRDGMNRVTDLRLIPSAELGRPRIDIVVQTSGQLRDVAASRLELLTKAIALAAQAKNDTCGNYVVSGTMEAEKLLVDKGFSPKEARELSMVRVFGGAGYGTGITGLVEKGDAWERESEIADRYLSNMGMMYGDSKAWGKYSRDAFEVALHDADVVIQPRQSNTWGALSLDHVYEFMGGLNLAVREVTGKEPETYLSDYRNRNHVRIQELKEAIGVEGRTTIFNPAFIREKMKGGASSASIFAETIRNSYGWNVMKPSVIGKDFWDRVYDVYVKDNLKLGIHEFFKQESPAALEEITAVMLETARKGYWPATKEQLADVANLHTRLLEDYRPACTGFVCDNRKLQDFVALHTDKNRVEAYRKNIDGVREVQVEHAQNGVVLKKEELNRASQVQQDSGEGRKTLFIALLLVGVILIIVMVFLKRKK; this comes from the coding sequence ATGGGATTGAAATCTTTTGTTCGTACACGTAAAAAGATATTGTTAAAGGTGGGGATAGTGATTATCCTACTTTGCTGTATCTGGGGACTTTATTCCCGTTACCTTGCCCCGACTCGGGTTGCATTAATTAATTTCCCCGCTTATCAGGCATCTAGTATCGCTTTGGCGAATGACAGTCGGATGATACAAGTCGATGCATTGAAACCGGAGGATGCAAGTAAGTTGAAAAATTACGATGTTGTTTTATTTTTTGGTCCCGGATTACGTTTAAACGGAGAACAAGCCGCGGCTATTCAGACTGCAGGGGCGAAGGGAACCGCGGTGTATACTTTAATATTTTCTTCTGGGGTAATTACAAATCATAATGTGGATAGTCTTCAGCAGGAACGCATTGGAGATTATTACGGAAATGGTAATAAGACGAATTACCGTAATCTGCTTTATTTCTGCCGTGCAGAACTCGACAAGCATAAGCTTTTTACAACGATGCCGGCTGATCCGCAACATTTGCCTTCTAATTTTTATTGGCATTTGGGAGATGATAACTATTTTACGGATTTGGACGGGTACAACAGCTATTATCGTAAAAATGGTTTTTATAAGGAGGGGGCTCCTTCCATAGCTATTGTTTCCGGCATGACTTCTCCTTTAAGTGGTAACCGGGCGAATGTGGATACTCTGGTTGTCAGTTTGGAACGTGCAGGTTTTAACGTGTATCCCGTTTATGCGGCAGGAAAACGTTTACAGATGTTGCAGGAGGTTTCTCCCGATGCCGTGATTTATCTGCCGATGGGGCGTTTGGGAAGTGATAAAAGCGTGGAGTGGTTACGGGAACGTAATATCCCGTTGTTTTGTCCGTTAACTCTTTTGCAGGAACGGGATGAATGGGAAAAGGACCCAAGGGGATTGGCCGGAGGGTACCTGTCGGCTAGTGTGGTATTGCCGGAAATTGACGGGGGTACTCGTTCACAAGTGCTTTCCGTGCAGGATGCTGATAAGAACGGGTATTATCAATTTGTTCCCGTGGCGGACCGGGTAAAGAATCTGGTTGACGGTATTTATAATCAAATACAACTTCAACGTAAAGAGAATAAAGATAAACGGTTGGCAATTGTCTACTTGAAAGGAGCCGGACAAAGTGCATTGACCGCTGCCGGACTTGAAGTCGCTCCATCGCTTTATGCTTTTTTGAAACGATTGAAAGCGGAAGGTTATACCGTGGAGAATATTCCGGCAACGGAAAAAGAATTTGAGGCTTTGCTCCAACGTGAAGGAAGTATTTTTGGGAGTTATGCCAAAGGGAAAATGGCGGAATTCATGGCAACCGCCCATCCGGAATGGATTAATAAAGCCGATTATGAGAGATGGGCCAAAGAGGTTCTTACCCCGGAGAAATATGCAGAAGTCGTGAAACAATATGGAGAGGCGCCTGGAGAATACATGAGTGGGGTAAAAAATGGAGAACCGGCTTTGGCATTTTCTTGTTTGCGTTTTGGAAATGTAGTGTTAATGCCCCAACCTGTTGCGGCTGCCGGAGATAATGAGTTCCAGATTTTACACGGGGTTGATGTGGCTCCTCCCCATGCTTATATTGCACCCTATTTGTGGATACAGAAGGGTTTTCTGGCGGATGCTTTAATTCATTTTGGCACGCATGGCAGTTTGGAATTTACTCCCGGAAAACAAGTGGCTTTGTCATCAGGGGATTGGCCGGACCGATTAATAGGGACTGTTCCTCATTTTTATTATTACACGATCGCTAACGTGGGAGAAGGTATCGTCGCTAAGCGTCGGACGTATGCATCATTGGTGTCATATTTGACTCCACCTTTTATGGAGAGCCGGACTCGGGGACAGTATGAAGAATTGTTCCGGCTGATTGCAGACTATGATCGTGCAGGAGAGACAGAACAACCGACTTGGGCAAAACGGATTAAAAGTAAGGTGTTAAGTCTTGGTCTGCATCATGATTTACAGATGGATAGTGTGGCTACAAAGCCTTGTACAGAGGAAGAGATCCGGAAAGTAGAGAGTTTTGCAGAAGAGATTGCCAATGAAAAAATGACAGGGCGGTTGTATACTTTAGGGCAGCCTTTTACTGGAGAAGATATTCGCTCTACGGTTATTGCCATGTGTGCAGAGCCGTTAGCTTACAGTTTTGCTCGTCTTGACAAGCAAAAAGGACGGATTACTGCCGAGCAATTTTCTGATAATGTATACGTGAATCGCCATTACGTGGCTAACGCTCGGAAACAGGTTGAAGAGTTGTTGCGTTCGGGGAAAGAATTGACATTGGAACAATTGGGAGTGAGTCAGGCAGACGTGATGCGAGCCCGTGCGACAGAAATGGCTCTTAACCCGAAACAATTGTCGATGAGTGAAATGATGGCGATGGCTTCTGATGCGGGTAATAATATATCGGAAGGGGTGAAAAAAAGTGATGGTGGGATGAAAATGCCTGTCGGGATGCCCAAGGTCGGTAAGATGCCCGATTGGGTGAAAAAACGTATCGAGGCTCGTAAAAAGGCGGAACAAGAGGGAAAGAAACCTGTGTTACCGGAAGTACCGCAAGAAGATAAAGAATTTGCCAAAGCGGTGAATGAGATTCAACAGGTTGCAGGGCACGTGCAGGATTATGCCCGGTGTTTACGTGAGTCTCCCGAACAGGAAATGCAGTCTTTGCTGAACGCATTGAATGGTGGTTTTGTGGCTCCTTCTCCGGGAGGGGATGCCGTGCGTAACCCGAACACGTTACCCACCGGACGCAATTTGTTTGCTATTAACGCGGAGTCCACTCCGGGCGTGAGGGCTTGGGACGAGGGTAAAGCTTTGGCCCAGACAACCATTGACCAGTATCGTAAAAAGCATGGAACTTATCCCCGTAAGGTAAGTTACACTTTCTGGGCCGGGGAGTTTATAGAAACGGAGGGGGCAACTTTGGCTCAGGCAATGTATATGTTAGGGGTCGCACCCGTACGTGACGGGATGAACCGGGTGACAGATTTGCGGTTAATACCATCAGCCGAGTTGGGACGTCCGAGAATTGATATTGTTGTGCAGACATCCGGACAGTTGCGGGATGTTGCTGCATCACGGTTGGAGTTGCTCACGAAAGCGATAGCGCTGGCGGCTCAGGCTAAAAATGATACGTGTGGGAATTATGTTGTTTCCGGTACAATGGAGGCAGAGAAGTTGCTGGTGGATAAGGGTTTTTCTCCGAAAGAGGCTCGGGAGTTGTCCATGGTGAGAGTATTCGGTGGTGCCGGGTATGGTACAGGAATTACGGGATTAGTAGAAAAAGGAGATGCCTGGGAACGGGAGTCGGAGATCGCTGATCGGTATTTGAGCAATATGGGAATGATGTATGGCGACAGTAAGGCGTGGGGAAAATATAGCCGGGATGCTTTTGAGGTAGCTCTTCACGATGCAGATGTTGTCATTCAACCCCGTCAAAGTAATACGTGGGGGGCTTTAAGCCTAGACCATGTGTATGAATTTATGGGAGGATTGAATTTAGCCGTACGAGAAGTGACCGGTAAAGAACCGGAGACTTATCTGAGTGATTATAGGAATCGTAATCATGTGAGAATACAGGAATTAAAAGAAGCTATCGGTGTGGAGGGACGTACAACAATTTTTAATCCTGCTTTTATTCGGGAAAAAATGAAAGGAGGGGCATCGTCTGCTTCTATTTTTGCTGAAACCATTCGGAATAGTTACGGTTGGAATGTTATGAAACCGTCAGTTATAGGGAAGGATTTTTGGGATCGGGTGTATGACGTGTATGTGAAAGACAATTTGAAGTTGGGTATTCATGAATTTTTCAAACAGGAGAGTCCCGCGGCTTTAGAGGAGATTACGGCGGTGATGCTTGAAACAGCACGTAAAGGCTACTGGCCGGCAACGAAAGAGCAGTTGGCCGATGTTGCAAACTTACATACCCGTTTATTAGAAGATTATCGCCCGGCTTGTACCGGATTTGTTTGTGATAACCGGAAGTTACAGGATTTTGTTGCCTTGCATACAGATAAAAATCGTGTTGAGGCTTATCGTAAAAATATAGATGGTGTTCGGGAAGTACAAGTGGAACATGCTCAGAATGGGGTGGTATTGAAGAAGGAGGAATTGAATCGAGCAAGTCAGGTACAGCAAGATTCTGGAGAAGGTAGGAAGACCCTCTTTATTGCGTTGTTATTGGTGGGAGTCATATTGATTATAGTGATGGTGTTTCTGAAACGGAAAAAATAA
- a CDS encoding TonB-dependent receptor: protein MKSILLLVCGVLVLNFAPMSRLMAIQPEVMADTVKTVKLTGKVVDVETGEAIPLSTLMVKELGWGSVCDTEGKFKIDVPANRKATLTVRSVGYETREVDVAPGTISGLVIKLKKSLLDLDEVVITGTRTEKVISEAPVMTRVVSAEELQRNDYESMMDVLEYNIPGLRFNVDPRGNNIQIQGLENSYILILVDGERLSQTPGGPIDFDRLSTSNIKRIEILKGAASALYGSSAMGMVVNIITDSPKRSLEGWAKARYSKFNDLQLDAGIGLAHKGFFSQTLFRRNSTDGYDLTPETPQSYTMNPSHDMNIEEKVGWNNERTKVVASASFYWNEVENPPKGESPTHYRSLNKTFRASLEHAFGEKNKLYAVYYGDFYTRKTVYDLIDLADSTNATSHEQTARLTDIYSPLKNVEIVGGIEWNWTRNYNKMQYGKEQTVRKVNDANVFVQVDWQILPELDLVGGFRYTHHSVFGDAYTPKVNLMYAPGSFKFRAGYSRGFKAPGLTELYSDFDMGSVSHNVGNPDLKPEYSNYLSVSAEYTYNGRLNASVEGYQNTIKDKINSFVIDVEDPEPGQLGAEMHYANVEAVRIRGAEGTLTYYPIKQLLLRGTYAYTDARDRETDLQLSGNSKHALNFTTTLRGKLLKRDGSVSLSGRWTSKKLSQSKSTETDDSGQEIEVIRENTKPAYSLWKLVAQYTPWQKKFMRLTLTGGIQNLFDYTDTEHYTTYDAGRRFFGSVIFRF from the coding sequence ATGAAAAGTATCTTATTGCTAGTATGTGGCGTACTTGTATTGAATTTTGCACCAATGTCAAGACTTATGGCGATTCAACCGGAGGTGATGGCTGATACGGTGAAAACGGTAAAATTAACCGGAAAAGTCGTGGATGTTGAAACAGGGGAAGCAATACCTTTATCAACTCTCATGGTGAAAGAGTTAGGTTGGGGGAGTGTTTGCGATACGGAAGGAAAATTTAAAATTGACGTGCCTGCCAATCGTAAAGCAACTTTGACGGTTCGTTCTGTTGGGTATGAGACTCGTGAAGTTGATGTGGCTCCTGGAACGATCTCTGGGCTTGTTATTAAGCTGAAGAAGAGTTTGTTGGATTTGGATGAGGTGGTTATTACAGGTACGAGAACGGAAAAGGTGATTTCCGAGGCTCCCGTGATGACTCGTGTCGTTTCTGCCGAGGAGTTACAACGAAATGATTACGAGAGTATGATGGATGTTCTGGAGTACAATATTCCGGGGCTTCGTTTTAACGTGGACCCTCGCGGTAATAATATCCAGATTCAGGGATTGGAAAATAGTTACATCCTTATCTTGGTTGATGGGGAGAGGTTATCTCAGACTCCCGGGGGACCTATCGATTTCGATCGGCTGAGTACGTCCAATATTAAACGGATCGAGATTTTGAAAGGTGCGGCTTCTGCTCTTTACGGGTCAAGTGCCATGGGTATGGTTGTGAATATTATCACGGATTCTCCGAAACGCTCTTTGGAAGGCTGGGCAAAAGCTCGTTATTCTAAGTTTAATGACCTGCAGTTGGATGCGGGGATCGGGTTGGCTCACAAGGGATTTTTCTCCCAGACTCTTTTTCGTCGTAATTCCACGGATGGGTATGATCTTACGCCCGAAACACCCCAGTCTTACACGATGAATCCTTCACATGATATGAATATAGAGGAGAAGGTAGGATGGAATAATGAACGGACGAAAGTGGTGGCTTCAGCTTCTTTCTATTGGAATGAAGTAGAGAATCCTCCCAAGGGAGAATCTCCAACGCATTATCGCAGTTTAAACAAAACATTCCGGGCATCATTGGAGCATGCCTTCGGGGAAAAGAATAAGTTGTATGCGGTGTATTACGGAGATTTTTATACTCGTAAGACCGTGTATGATTTGATTGATCTTGCAGATAGTACGAATGCGACTTCTCACGAGCAGACAGCCCGTTTGACAGATATTTATAGTCCCTTGAAGAACGTGGAGATTGTTGGAGGAATTGAATGGAATTGGACTCGGAATTATAATAAGATGCAATACGGTAAGGAACAAACCGTGAGAAAAGTGAACGATGCGAATGTTTTCGTGCAGGTGGATTGGCAGATATTGCCGGAGCTGGATTTGGTAGGAGGTTTCCGTTACACGCACCATTCTGTTTTTGGTGACGCGTATACCCCGAAAGTAAATTTGATGTATGCCCCGGGCAGTTTTAAATTCCGTGCCGGGTATAGTCGGGGATTTAAAGCTCCCGGCTTGACGGAGTTGTATTCTGATTTTGACATGGGAAGTGTGTCGCATAATGTTGGAAATCCAGATTTGAAACCGGAGTATTCCAATTATTTATCGGTTTCGGCGGAATATACTTACAATGGACGGTTGAATGCAAGCGTGGAAGGGTACCAGAACACGATAAAAGATAAAATTAATTCTTTTGTTATTGACGTGGAAGATCCGGAACCGGGACAATTGGGAGCAGAAATGCATTATGCAAATGTGGAGGCCGTGCGTATACGCGGGGCAGAAGGAACATTAACTTATTACCCGATTAAGCAATTGTTGCTGAGGGGAACTTATGCTTATACTGATGCGAGAGATCGGGAGACGGATTTGCAATTGTCCGGAAATTCAAAACACGCCTTGAATTTTACCACGACATTACGCGGTAAATTATTGAAACGGGATGGTTCTGTTTCTCTCTCCGGACGGTGGACTTCTAAGAAATTGTCACAGAGTAAATCCACTGAAACGGACGATAGCGGTCAAGAAATAGAGGTGATTCGTGAAAATACAAAACCGGCTTATAGTCTTTGGAAGTTGGTGGCCCAATATACGCCTTGGCAAAAGAAGTTTATGAGGTTGACGTTAACAGGCGGAATTCAGAATTTATTTGATTATACGGACACGGAACATTACACGACGTATGATGCCGGACGTCGATTCTTCGGTTCCGTGATATTCCGTTTCTGA
- a CDS encoding polymer-forming cytoskeletal protein translates to MRKSASQDCTEMRQTVVLKDSEIEGDIILPGNLCLFGKISGNVTAKGKVEVKSGAVVTGNISCRELEIEGLVGGNVETCFLIIGENAVLEGDVQAGKLLVRAVKYDIKRLRLVRK, encoded by the coding sequence ATGAGAAAAAGTGCGAGTCAGGACTGTACCGAAATGAGGCAGACAGTTGTCTTGAAAGATTCCGAGATCGAGGGAGATATTATCCTGCCCGGGAACTTGTGTTTATTTGGCAAAATTTCAGGTAATGTTACTGCAAAAGGTAAGGTGGAGGTGAAGTCGGGGGCTGTAGTAACAGGAAATATTTCTTGTCGGGAATTGGAGATAGAGGGATTGGTGGGGGGAAACGTGGAGACCTGTTTTTTAATTATTGGAGAAAATGCCGTTTTGGAAGGGGATGTGCAGGCAGGAAAACTGCTCGTGAGAGCCGTGAAGTATGATATAAAACGGTTACGTTTGGTAAGAAAATAA